Proteins found in one Limnohabitans sp. TEGF004 genomic segment:
- a CDS encoding TRAP transporter large permease subunit, with the protein MQMENFAPIMFGGLVLTMLIGFPVAFSLAFLGLACGLFAISMDWFPVSFMSNLPLNIFGILSNDLLLAIPFFTFMGAILEKCGLAEDMLDSMGQLFGTVRGGLGYSVIIVGFILGAITGTVAGQVIAMALISLPVMIRYGYNMRYATGVLAASGTITQLVPPSLVLVVMADQLGRSVGDMYKGAWGPSILQVGIFALYTFALGLIKPEHVPGIPKEARTADGFHLWMKCLRGIIPSAFLIFAVLGSMGGLPGINTAIATPTEAGAMGCVGALILAAIHNRLDKDLIWEAMHSTMRLTAMVVFILIGSRVFSMVFQGVDGAKWVEHLLTGLPGGVVGFLIVVNIFIFFLAFFLDFFEIAFIILPMLGPVAEKMGIDMVWFGVLLCVNMQTSFMHPPFGFALFYLRGIADTLFKEGRIEKPVKSNDIYMGAIPWVIMQVVLVVIVIFVPETVTMFLDKEEKVDLDKVVIEMPTEQETPEAELKLDGTKPAAGETAAEEQKRMEDLFKK; encoded by the coding sequence ATGCAAATGGAAAACTTCGCACCCATCATGTTCGGCGGCCTTGTGCTGACGATGCTGATTGGCTTCCCTGTCGCGTTCTCGCTGGCGTTCTTAGGCTTGGCTTGTGGCCTCTTCGCCATCAGCATGGACTGGTTCCCTGTGAGCTTCATGTCCAACTTGCCGTTGAACATTTTTGGCATTCTCAGCAACGACTTGTTGCTGGCCATCCCCTTCTTCACCTTCATGGGTGCCATCCTTGAAAAGTGTGGCCTCGCCGAAGACATGCTCGACTCCATGGGTCAGCTGTTTGGCACCGTGCGCGGTGGCTTAGGCTACTCGGTCATCATCGTAGGCTTCATCTTGGGCGCGATCACCGGCACGGTGGCTGGCCAAGTGATTGCCATGGCCTTGATTTCACTGCCCGTGATGATTCGCTACGGCTACAACATGCGCTACGCCACTGGCGTGCTGGCAGCCTCAGGCACCATCACCCAGTTGGTACCACCCTCACTCGTGTTGGTGGTGATGGCTGACCAGCTCGGCCGCTCTGTGGGCGACATGTACAAAGGTGCTTGGGGCCCATCGATTCTGCAAGTCGGCATCTTCGCGCTCTACACCTTTGCCCTCGGCCTGATCAAGCCCGAGCACGTGCCAGGCATTCCAAAAGAAGCGCGCACAGCAGATGGTTTCCACCTGTGGATGAAGTGCTTGCGCGGCATCATCCCATCAGCCTTCTTGATCTTCGCGGTCTTGGGCTCGATGGGCGGTTTGCCGGGCATCAACACCGCCATCGCAACCCCCACCGAAGCCGGTGCCATGGGTTGCGTGGGCGCTTTGATCTTGGCTGCCATTCATAACCGTTTGGACAAAGACCTGATTTGGGAAGCCATGCACAGCACCATGCGCCTCACCGCCATGGTCGTGTTCATCCTGATTGGTTCACGCGTGTTCTCCATGGTGTTCCAAGGTGTGGACGGCGCCAAGTGGGTCGAACACTTGCTGACAGGCTTGCCTGGTGGCGTGGTGGGCTTCTTGATTGTGGTGAACATCTTCATCTTCTTCTTGGCGTTCTTCTTGGACTTCTTTGAAATCGCCTTCATCATCTTGCCCATGCTCGGCCCAGTTGCCGAGAAGATGGGCATCGACATGGTGTGGTTCGGCGTGCTGCTGTGCGTGAACATGCAGACCAGCTTCATGCATCCGCCCTTCGGCTTTGCGCTGTTCTATCTGCGTGGCATTGCGGATACCCTGTTCAAAGAAGGTCGCATCGAAAAACCCGTCAAGTCCAACGACATCTACATGGGTGCCATTCCATGGGTGATCATGCAAGTGGTCTTGGTGGTGATCGTGATCTTCGTGCCCGAGACTGTGACCATGTTCTTGGACAAAGAAGAAAAGGTCGACCTCGACAAAGTGGTCATTGAAATGCCCACCGAGCAAGAGACACCCGAAGCCGAGCTCAAGCTCGATGGCACCAAGCCTGCAGCAGGCGAAACCGCTGCCGAAGAGCAAAAGCGCATGGAAGACTTGTTCAAAAAATAA